Genomic DNA from Halobaculum sp. CBA1158:
TCGTCACCGGATACCTGCTCTTCTTCACTCTCGTCCCGTACGCCTATCCGATGGTGACGTTCGTTGTCGGCCTGTTCGTCTTCTCGAAGGGACTTCACACGTTCTGGACGAACACGCTGACGACGTACTACGTCACGACCCAGCGACTCATCAAGGAGTATCGGTTCCTCTCGCTCGTCCGTCACGAGGTCCCCTTCGGGAAGGTTCGAGCCGTCGAGGAGCGGAAGTCGGCATGGGAGGCGCTCGTCGGACTGGGAAGCGTGCGGGTCGCCTCCGGTGGCGGTGCGACGCTCGAGATCCTCATTCGGAACATCAGCACACCGACCGCCTTCGCCGACGAGATTCGAAGTCTGCTATGAGCTCTTCGCGCCGAAATCGGCGCGGGTCGCTCCCACCGCCGCACACGTCGGAAGGGAAGTCGAACGTAACATAGTCGGTGCGGGACGGTCGAGGACAGTCGATAGCGGTTTCAGCTGGAGCGGGTTCAGCTGGAGCGGGTTCGGGTGGAATGATTTCGGCCGGGCGAGCGTCGTCCGCGGCCTCAGCGGTCGTCCCAGCCCTCGGGCATCTCGATGACGTATCGGCCGTCCTCGCGCAGCGAAATGATGTACTCCTCGCGGTCGTACAGCTCCATGAGGTTCAGTTCGTATGTCCCGGG
This window encodes:
- a CDS encoding PH domain-containing protein, producing the protein MSRGLPAVWSAVAATPFLAGGGYVLAVDPSQSVPPVVGLPIAAFGLFIFAVGLYVHYVAAPDPPTMREGEEVVDTRSPDQKAAAAKTTLGLLFLLVTGYLLFFTLVPYAYPMVTFVVGLFVFSKGLHTFWTNTLTTYYVTTQRLIKEYRFLSLVRHEVPFGKVRAVEERKSAWEALVGLGSVRVASGGGATLEILIRNISTPTAFADEIRSLL